The Deinococcus hopiensis KR-140 sequence AGCGCTCCCGGCTGCTCCGCGCGGGCTTGGGCATCAGGGCCTCCTCGCGCAGGGTCAGCGTCTCCTCGCCTTTCAGGAGGGCGCGTGCCTTTCCGGTGGCGCGCAGCCCCTGGTGCTCATCCGCCGAGAGGTAGGCCAGGCTCACGAGTTGGCGCAGCACCCCGCGCCAGGTCTTCTCGTCGTGCGCGCTGCCGACGCCAAAGGTGGGCAGCTGGTGGTGACCCATCGCCCGCACCTTTTCCGTCTCGCGGCCCAGCAGCACGTCGGTGAGGTGCGCCGCGCCGAAGCGGTTGCCGGTGCGGACCACCGCCGAAAGGGCCATCTGCGCCTCACGGGTGGCGTCGCGCACGCGCGGCGGATTCAGGCACGCGTCGCAGTTGCCGCACGGTTCCCGCAGCGTTTCACCGAAATACGCCAGCAGCATCTGGCGGCGGCAGGTGGCGGCCTCGCAGTAGGTCAGCAGGGCGTCGAGCTTGGCGGCCTCGGTGCGTTTGACGTCCTCCGGAGCCGTGCTCTGCGCGAGCATCCGCCTGACGTTCACCACGTCGCTGAGACCGTAGACCATCCACGCCGTGCTCGGCAGCCCGTCGCGCCCGGCGCGGCCCGTTTCCTGGTAGTAGCCTTCCAGGCTCTTGGGCAGGTCAAGGTGGGCGACAAAGCGCACGTTGGGCTTGTCGATGCCCATGCCAAAGGCCACGGTAGCGGCCACCACCAGCCCTTCCTCGTTCAGAAAGCGCTCCTGGGCCGCGTTACGCTCACGCGGCGAGAGGCCCGCGTGGTAGGCCACCGCCTCTACTCCCTGCGCCGAGAGCCACTTCGCCGTCTCCTCCACCGACCTGCGCGACAGGCAGTACACGATGCCCGCGTCTCCCGGGTGCTCGGTGCGAATAAAGTCAAGCAGTTGCGTCTTGGGTCCCTCCTTCGGTCCCACCCGGTACTGAATGTTGGGGCGGTCGAAGGAGGAGATGAACTGCGGCGCACCCGCGAGGCCCAGCACCCGCACGATGTCCGCGCGGGTCCGGTCGTCGGCGGTGGCGGTCAGGGCCAGCCGGGGGATATGGGGAAAACGCTCCGGCAGCACGCCGAGTTGCCCGTACTCGGGCCGGAAGTCGTGGCCCCACTGGGAGACGCAGTGCGCCTCGTCGATGGCGAAGAGGGCCACGGGCGCACGTTCGAGCAGGTCCAGCGTTCGCGGCAGCAGCAATCGCTCGGGAGCCACATACAGCAAGTCGAGGGTGTGCGCGAGCAGGGCCGACTCCACCTCGCGCACACCCTCGGCACTGAGGGTGGAATTCAGGAAGGCGGCGCGCACCCCGAGTTGCCGGAGGGTGTCCACCTGGTCCTTCATCAGGGCGATCAGGGGTGAGACGACGATGCCGGCGCCCGGGCGCAACAGCGAGGGCACCTGATAGCACAGGCTCTTGCCGCCGCCTGTGGGCATCAGGACCAGGGCATTGCCGCCCTCGGTCACCGTGCGTACGATCTCGGCCTGCACGCCACGGAAGGCCGGATAGCCCCACACCCGTTCCAGAAGCGCCAGGGCCTGCCCATCGGTGGAGAGGGACGTGCTCATCACCGGGCAGCATAGCGCTTTACGCTATGGGCGTAACCGGGTGGCTGCAGACGTGGCCCTACAACTGGCTCGCCTGGTCGATGATCTCCTGCGCAGTGCGCCAGACCTGGGGGGCGTCCGCCACGGCGCCGACCTCTCCGGTCGCGGACACGCCCGTCAGCGAGCCCTGCACGTCCACCCGCAGTTCCAGAGCGTTCCAGCCGCTCTGCGCGTTGACGTTGACGCTGATGGGCACGCCGATGGCCACCCCGGCGAACTCCTGCATGATCTGGCCGCAGTCCACCTGACCGCTCAGACGGGTGGGGCGGTCGGCGTACAGGTAGACCCGGCCGGTCAGGACCGCGCGGGTAAAGGACGTGCGCTGCAACCGGGCGGCGAACACCGGCTTGGCCTCGGAGCGCTGCGGCTGGAGGTTGATAAAGGCGAAATTGCGGGCCGCGTCGTCGCTGCTCGTGACCCGGCCCGTGCAGCCCACGGCCGAGAGCGCGTCGGCCGCGGGACGCAGGGCCGGCTGCACCGTCACGGCGTCGGGCAAGGGCAGAATAAAGAGGCCGCTGGAGGCGACGTCGGCCTGCGCGAGGGCCTGACCCGGTAGGCCCGCCAGGGTGACCTTGCCCGCGCCGCCCCAGCGGGAAATGTTTCCCTGGACGTTGCCGACCGTCTTGGCGGGAGCGGCGGGCCCAACCTGCAAGGTGGGCCGCCCCGCGCAGGCGGACAGCAGCAGGCCCAGGCTGGCGACGATGAAAAAGCGTGCTGGAGCGTTCACGCCACCGATTCTAGGGGGCGCGGAAGTGAGAAGCCTGCCTCACCGGGAAAGCGAGGCAGGCGCTGCGAGGCGGCGCTTACTGAATCTGGGCGTTCAGCTCGTCCATGCTGATCCAGGTGTTGACGGGGGCGGTCGTGCGAATGACCTTGCCGGTGATGCTCCTGCCGCTGAAACCGAAGCTGCCGTAGACGTAAAACTGCAGCATGTTCCAGCCGGGCACAGCGTTGACGCTCACGGTCACCGGGAAACTGCCCTGGCCGGCCAGCGTGCAGGTCACGGTGCCGCTGAGGGTGGTCTCCTGGTCCACATACAGCCACGCCCTCGCGTCCACCGTGCGGGTGGTCAGCGTCTTGCTGACAGCTGCGGCAAAGAGGTCTTTGGTGGCGCTCCCGTTTTTCGCCTGCAGGGTAAAGGCGAGCAGGCCCTGGGCGGCCGCATTGGAATTGGTCAGGCTGGTGTTCACGCAGCCGAACTGCGACAGGCCGCTAAGCAGGGTGGCGGTCACCGAGCGCGCCTCGCCCGCCAGGGCCGTGGCCTGGGGCAGCGTCAGGGTGAAGTTGTTCGCCGCGTCGATGGGCGCGGTCGCCAGCGGCAGCAGGGTGCCGTTCAAGTTCACGGTGCCGCCACCGCCCCAGGTCTGAACCTGACCGGAGATCTTGGACTCTGCCGGCGCATTCTTGGGCGCTTCGATGGAGTTGTTGCCGCAAGACGCGAGCGTCAGGGACACACCCAGCAGGGTCAGGCCAACAAGCTTGTTCATGGGGCACATGGTACCGAACTTGGCCCTACGGTGCCTGACCTGTCCCTGACGCCACCTTGATCACCACGCGGCCCCGGACCTGCCCTGCCAGAATCTCTTCAGCCAGTGCGGGCACGTCCTCCAGGGGATGAATTCGGATCAGGGGGGCGAGCTTCACGGGTGGCAGGTCCCGCGCCAGGCGGTCCCAGGCGGTGCGGCGGCGTGGGGCGGGGCAGGTTACCGAGTCGATCCCCAACAGGTTTACGCCGCGCAGAATGAGGGGAAACACCGTGGTCTGAAGCTGGTGCCCACCCGCCAGGCCGCACACCGCCAACGAGCCGTGGGTGCGCGTGCTGGCGTACGCCCCAGCCAGCGCTTCACCGCCCACGGTGTCCACCACCCCGGCCCAGCGTTCCTTTTCCAGGGAACGCTTCAGAAGAGGCAGTTCCTCCCGCCCAATGATGTTTGTGGCCCCAAGGGAGCGCAGGTACGCTTCCTCCTGGGGGCGGCCGGTGCTGGCCGTGACCGTGAAGCCAGCCGCAGCAAGCAGGGCCACCGCTGTACTGCCCACGCCGCCCGCCGCTCCCGTCACGAGCACTTCACCTTGCCCGGGGGTCATCCCGTGGTCCTCCAGGGCCAGTACCGCGAGCATCGCGGTAAAGCCTGCCGTGCCCACGCCCATGGCCCACTCGGCGCTCAGCTCCCCCGGAATGGCCACCAACCATTCGGACCGGACCCGGGCATACTCGGCGTAGCCCCCGTCCTGCCGCTCGCCGATGCCCCAGCCGGTCAGGACCACAGGGGTACCGGGCGTATAGGTGCCCGTCTCGTCGGTCACCACCTCGCCCGCCAGATCGATACCAGGGGTCATGGGCAGGGATTTCAGCACCCCGGGGCGGCCCGCCACCGCCAGGCCGTCTTTGTAGTTCACGCTGGAATGCGTGACGCGCACCACGGCGTCGCCAGGCGGCAGATTGGCCGGGGTCAGGGTCTGGAACTCGGTGCGCAGGCCCGCCTCGTCTTTCAGGGCGCGCAGGGCGCGGAAGGTGGGGGGCAGGGCAGGAACGGCTCGGGTCATGGGACGAACACCTCCAACACAGGGATATGGTCCCAGCCTACCTGCTCCCCAACCCCGCTGCCCTACCGTACGTCCTCAAACTCGGTCACGGCGGCAGCGAGGGCGTCGGTCGTCGTGGCCTGGTACCCGGCCCAGACCCGCCACAGGGCGTGCAGGGCCTCGTGCGCGGCGAGCAGGGCCGCGCGCACCTCGGGCGTCGGCTCGTCTCCGGCGGCAGCGAGGGCCACGGTCAGGTGCAGCTTGGCGTTCAGGTAGCGCGTCTGCTCGGTGCGGGTACCGTCGTACACATACACCACTTCGCGCCAGTCGGGCGTGAACTCACGCCAGATCAGGCGGGTGACTCCGGCGTGGCTGCCGGGGCACAGCCTGTGGGCGGGCGTGCCATCGGGCGCGATAAGCCCACGCTCGCGGCACCCCTGGGCCGCCAGACCGCTGATATCACGGTCCACGTTGTCCTGAAAACGCGCCTCGATGGCGCAACGGGCCGAATCACGAGCAGCTTGCGACATAGTGCCCTTATTTTATTCTGCCCACAGCAAAACGAAATGGAAGGTACACTTTCTTCGTGCCTGTCTCCTCCCCTGGTATTCTGGCTCCCTGCGTGCTGGTGTGCGGCAACGTGAATCTGGAGCTGGGCTTCACCGCCCCTGCCCTGCCGCTTCCCGAAGTCGAGAGCGTGGAGCATCCCGGCGCGCTGACGCTCGGCGTGTCGGGGGTGGGCTTCAATGTGGCCCACGCGCTGGCGCGGCTGGGAGGCGGCACCCGCTTTCTGGGCTTTGCCGGGGCCGATGCGGCGGGCGAGGTGGTCCGGACACGTCTCGCGGAGCTGGGCATCGGGGCACACTGGCTCCCCGCTCCGGCCACCCCGCTGTCACTGGTGCTGACCGGACCGTGCGGCGGGCGGCAGATTCACCGGGACCTCAAGGGGCTGAACGGCGCCCCCGCGCCCCGAGACGCCTTTCTCGCCGCGCTGCCCGGATGTGAGGCGGTGGTGCTGAGCAATGTGCCCTGGACCAAAGACCTGCTCTCAGAGGCCCAGACGCGGGGACTGCCGGTCGTTACGGACCTCCAGGCCACCCCCGGACCGGGCGAACCCTACGACGAGGCCTACCTCCACGCCGACGTGCTGTTTCTGAGCGGCGCCCGCCTCCCGCTGCCACCCCTGGACGCGCTGCGCGCCTACCGGCAGCGGTGCGATCCGGAGGTGCTGGTCATCGGCCTGGGTGAGGACGGCGCGCTGCTTTCGGAACGGGGCCGCTTGCCCTGGCACCAGCCCGCCGTCTCCACCCGCCCAGTGGTCAGCACGAACGGGGCCGGAGACGCGCTGCTGGCCGCCTTCGTCTGCGCGTACTTCGGGGGCATGGACGCGCGGGAGGCCCTGCGGCTGGCCTGCATCTTCGCCTCCTGGGCCTGCGGCGAACCGGGCGGGGCGGCGGGGCACCTGGACTGGAAGGGCCTGACGGCGCTGGCAGGTTCTGTCCCACTCTGAGCGCAAGAAACGGATAGAGCGCCGCGCGGCCCAGGGCTACCCTGAAAGGCGCAGGAGGAGACCACATGACCCCGATTTCTTCCCTTCCCGAGGCCCGCTGGGAGGCTGTTCAGCGCCGCGACGCTTCCAGTGACGGCCAGTTCTACTACGGCGTGCGCTCCACCCGCGTCTACTGCCGTCCCTCGTGCCCGTCGCGGCGGCCCCGCCGGGAGAACGTGACCTTTTTCGATACGCCTGCAGAGGCCGAGGCCTCCGGATACCGCGCCTGCCTGCGCTGCAAACCCACGGAGGTCAGCGCGGGACAGTGGGCCGTGCTGCACGTTCAGCACCTCCTCGACACCGTGGAGCCTACGCCTGGCCTCGCTGCGCTGGCGGGCGCTGTCGGCCTGAGCCCCTTTCACCTCCAGCGCGTATTCAAGGCGGCCACGGGCGTCAGTCCCAAGGGCTACGCCCTGGCCCGCCGCAGCGAGCGGCTGAAGGCGGAGCTGCGCACGGGCGCGAGCGTGACCCAGGCCCTCTACGGCGCCGGGCACCCTTCGGCCCGGACCGTGTATGACCGCGCGACGGACGGGCTGGGCATGTCTCCCGGCCGCTACCGGGCGGGCGGCGCCGGACAGACCATTCGCTACGCGGTGGTGGAGAGCGTGCTGGGACCGATGCTCGTCGCGGCCACGGAGCGCGGTCTGGTGGCCGTACGCTTCGGGGAGGCGGAGCCGCTGACCGCCGAGTTGCGCAACGAGTACCCCCGGGCAACGCTCGAAGAGGACGAGGCCGCGTTGCGGGGCCACATAGAAGCGCTCCACAAACACCTGACGGGGCGGCGGGACTTGGCGCTGCCGGGCGACACGGCGGGCACTGCCTTTCAGCGCCGCGTCTGGGACGCCCTTCGCGGCATTCCCTACGGCGAGACGCGCTCCTACGCCGAGGTGGCCGAGATGATCGGGGAGCCCAAAGCGGTGCGCGCTGTGGCCCAGGCGTGCGCGGCGAATCCGGTGGCCCTCGTCGTACCGTGTCACCGCGTCGTCAGGACGGGCGGCGCGCCTGGCGGCTACCGCTGGGGCCTGGAGCGCAAACGCGAGCTGCTGGAGCGTGAACGGGCGTTGGCCCAGAGCGGCACGTAAGCCCTTCCTTTCAAAACCAGAGGCGCGTTCCGTACCCGGCGCGTCGTCTTCTCGGCTGACCGTCCCTCCCCAGGAGTCCCCATGCGCCGGGTCCTCACCCCCATACCCATGTCCTTCGGCTCGGCCAACCTCGCGCCCCCGGTCGCCGGCGTGGTGGATTCGGCCTTCGGTCCTGCCGGGCATGACGGTAAAGGGCCCGCGCCGCGGGGGCGTGCTGAACCTGCCCTCGCAGGACCTCGTGGACGCGGTGGACCGCCCCGCTCTCACCACCGGCAAAAGCCCTGCCCGACGACAAGGCGCGGATGGGCTTTCGCGCATGTGCGCGCCACATTCACCCACGCCCACCTGCCGCCGGCCCGCTCCGAACGCGTTCGTCCACCGCGGTTGAAGGCGTGCCCGGCGCAGCCCGAAACTGCGCTGGAACGCCCGCATGACTTTGATGACCCCATCGTGGCGGCGCCACCACGCGGACACGGCACGCTGGCGGCCCCTGACCACGAGTTTTACGGGCTGGGCGGGCAACTGCGGCTGGCAAAGGTGTTCTAGCCCAGAGCGCGATCGGCTGCGTTCTGGTTCTCACCCCATGCTCTACCCTGCCCGGCATGACGCGCCTTCCCGCTTCCCCCTTTCCCGCAGACGAACTGCCGCCTGAACTTCAGGAGGTGACCACCCGGGCTGCCGCGGCCATCCGCACCCACGCGGCCGAGTGCGAAGCGAGGGGGGACGTGACCCCGGAAGCGGCGGCAGCGCTGCGGGCGAGCGGGTATACCCGCCTGAGCCTGCCGCGTGAATGGGGTGGGCCAGGAGCCACCCTGGCGCAATATGCGGAGGCACAGCGCCAACTCGGGGAGGCGGATGCGGGGCTGGCCCTCGTGTTGGCGATGCACACCCACGTCGTCGGCTCCGCCTTTGGCGGCGGCACCCTGCCGGAGTCCCTGCGCGCCGTGCTGGCGCGGGCGAGTACCGAGGGCCAGCTTATCAACGCCCTGGCGAGCGAGCCGGAGCTGGGCAGTCCGTCGCGCGGTGGCCTGCCCCGAACCACAGCCAGGCGAGAGCCGGACGGCTGGCGCGTCACGGGCCGCAAAACCTGGGCCACGGGCGCACGGGCGCTGGATCTGGCCCTCGTGAGCGCGGCGACGCCGGAGGGCGAGGTGTTGCGGCTGCTGGTCCCCACGAACGCGCCGGGCGTGAAGGTTGAGCCGACGTGGACGGGCGCGCTCGCCCTGCGGGGCAGTGGAAGCCACGACGTGACGTTTACGGATGTACCCGTCGCTCAAGATCACGTTGCGCCGCCTTCCTCGGGGCACCCTTCGGGCAGCGCGTGGTTCTGGACGGCGATTGCCGCCACCTATCTGGGCGTGGGTTTTGCGGCCCTCGAGGCCCTGAAGCGCTATGCGGGCGAGCGGGTGCCCACCGCCCTGGGCGCGCCCATCGCCACGCTGCCGCGCGTGCAGGAAAACGCCGGGAGGATGGCCGCCGGGCTGGAGGCCGCCCGCGCGCTGCTTCACTCGGCCGCGCAGGGCTGGGACCGCACCCACGGCGCTTCGGCGTTGCCCGGCATTGCCGCGGCCAAAGCCTTTGCCACCAACGCTGCTGTGGAGGCCACGGACCTCGCCCTGCGGACGGCGGGCGGCGCAGCCCTGACGCCCGCGCTGCCGCTAGAACGCCTCTTCCGGGATGCCCGCGCGGGCCTGACGCACCCGCCCACCGACGAGGTGGCCTACGGCAGCCTGGGTGCGGCGGGGCTGGGCGTGGAGGCGCGGCGGTAGACCCCCACCTGCCCCGGGAGCCTCCCCTATCCTGACCACAGATGCGCCTGCTGCCCCGCCACGATCCTCCCTCACAGGTCCGCCGACTGGCCCTCTCGGCGCTGGCGGGCCTGGCGCTGGGACTGCTGCTGGCGCGCGGCGCGCTGGGTGTGGTGCTGGCCCTCGTGCCCCCGGGGCAGGAGCTGGCGCGGGCGGTCATCGGCGTGCTGGCGGCGGTGCTGAGCGTGACGCTGGGTTTCGGGCTGGCCGGAGCGCTGTCGGCGCGGGCGCTGCCCCTCGCGCGGCTGGGGCTGACGCGGGGACAGGCGCGCTTCCGGGCTGGGGTGGCGTCGGCCGCGACGGCGGGCCTGCTGATCGTGCCCCTGGGCCTGCTGATGGCCGTGGCCGGCATGGCCCAGGGGGGCGCGGTGGACGACGGGCTGGGACAGCTGCAGCTCACGCTGCTCGTCACCGTCACCTGCGCGCTCTACGGCCTGGTGTCCGGCGGGCTGCTGGGGCTGCTGACCCTGCGGGTGGCGCTGGCTTGGCGGCCCGCGCTCGGGGGGCTGCTGGGCTTCGGGGCCACCGGGCTGCTGGGCGGCGTGCTGATCGGGCAGGTGGGGGTCCCCAACCTGCTGTCGGGCGGTGGCTGGGCGCTGCTCGGGCTGCTGGGGGCCTTTTTGGTCACCCTGCAGGTGGTGGGCGACGTGATGATTGCCGGCGGGATTAACGACGCTGCCGACCACGCCCGGCGCGACACGGCGGACGACCGGCAGGTCAAGCTGACGCTGGCCGTGCTCGGCCTCGCGCTGCTGGGGGGTTGGAGCGTGACCCAGCGGGCGGTGGCCTTCGTGCAGAGCCGCCCGGCCGCCTCCGAGCCACTGGCCGTTCCGGCGGTGCGCGGCCCGGACTGCTTGCCTCCCACGGACCCCCTGGAAACCGCTGTGTGGCGCGTAACCACCCGGGAAGGACGGCCGGACCTGTCGTGCGGCAACGCCTTTCTGGGCTTTCTGCACGTGCCGGACCCCCTGCCCGCCTTCAGCGACCAGCCGCCCACGCCGCACGGCGGCTTCGACGGGCTGGCCGCCCAGATCGTGGGCGCGCGGCGGGAGGTCCTGTACGCGGTGATGGAGTGGGCCGACGATCCCCGGCGCGGCCCGGGGGCGGTGATCGCGGCCGGCATCCACGGACTATACAGGCGCGTTCAGGCCAACCCGGCGGCCTATCCATCGGGGGTGACGGTCCGTATCGCGCTGGGGAATTTTCCCCTGGCGACCCGGCTGGAGTGGGGCTCACAGGTGTACGCGGCGGCACGGGACCTGCTCGCGGCGGGCGTGCCGTTCGGGGAGGAGCGGCTGGGGTGGCGGGTGGAGCTGGCGAACTACTCGGGCAGCTTTCCCCACAGCCACGCCAAACTGCTCGTTACCGACGGCGAATTCCTGACGGTGACCGGCTTCAACGTCGGCCCCCTGCATCTGCCCTCGGCCACCACGCGGGGCCACGGCGGCGATCTGCGTGACCTGGGGCTACGCGTGCGGGGCCCGGTGGCGCACGACGGCCTGACGGTGTTCGACGATCTGTGGAGCCGCAGCACCCGGCTGGAGTGCGCGCCCGGGGCGACGGCGCAAACGGTGCGCACAGACTGTCATTCGGGCGGAGCAGGGGCCGTGGAACATCCCCAGGGCACGGCCGGAGGGGCCGTAGTGCGGGTGGGGGACGCGCGGGTGTTTAGCCTATACCGCCGCGAGGGCTTTCAGGCCGCTGACGACGCGCTGGTGGCCCTGCTGAACTCGGCCGGGCGCAGCGTGGACCTGATGCACGTCAGCTTCAGCATGAACGTGCGCTGCAACCTCGCCCTGCTGAGTCCCCGGCTGTGTACCGCCGACGACGCCCTGCCGTGGATGCGCGCGCTGATCCGCGCCGCCGGACGGGGCGTACGAATCCGGGCCGTGCTGTACGAACACGGCGTGCTGGGCCTGGAAAACCGCATTGGCCTGTCGGTCCTGCGCCGTGAACTCGCCGCGCGGGGCCTGGAGGACCGGTTCGAGGCCCGCTGGTATCCCGGCGCGCTGCATGCCAAGACCATGCTCGTGGACGGGCAGATGCTCACGGTAGGCAGTCAAAACCTCCACTACTCCTCATGGACACCCCGTGGGCTGAACGAGTACACCCTGGCCACCACCGCGCCCGCCGCTGCCACCGGCTATGCCCGTGAGTTCAGGTATTTCTGGGCCCGGTCCCCGCAGGCCACGCTGCCCGAATGGCTGGGGGGCGAGCTGGCCATGGGCACGCCGTGAAACGCAGCGGCACACGGCCAGCTAGACTCAACCCCGTGCGCCGCGCCTCCCTCATCGTCTTGATCCTTCTCGCGGGCCTGCTGGCCCTGACCGCCCCGGCCTTTCCCGCCCTGAAGCGCTACGGCGCCCTGCCCCACAAGGCGAGTGGACCGGTCAACGTGCTGCTGGCAGGGGTAGACGTCCATTACGACGACAAGGCCGGCGTGTGGCCCTGGCCCGCCACCCCTGAGGACTACAGCCAGCGGACCGACACCATCATGCTCGCGCAGGTCTGGCCGGATGGCCGAACCAACCTCCTGAGCATTCCCCGCGACACCTGGGTCAACCTGCCCCGCCTGGGCTGGGGCAAGATCAACCGCGCCAATCCCAACGGTGGCCCGGGGCTGCTCACGCAGGCCGTGCAGGACCTGACCGGGGTGCCCCTGGACGGCTACGCCCTGCTGTCCCTGAACGCCCTGCGCGCCCTGGCCGAGGCGGCGGGCGGCGTCACCGTCGATGTGCCCCAGCGCATGAAGTACGACGACAACGCGGGGAAGTTGCACATCGACCTTCAGCCCGGGCGGCAGCACCTGAATGGCCAGCAGGCCGAGGGGTTCCTCCGCTTCCGGCACGACGGCCTCGGTGACATCGGGCGTGTGGCACGGCAGCAGGCCTTCCTCAGCGCCCTGGTGGGTCAGGTGAAAAACCCGCTGAACTGGTGGCGGCTGCCGCGCATGGTGGCGGCCCTTCACGCCAATACCAAGTCGGACCTCACCAAGGGCGAAGTGGGCGCGGTGCTCGGCGGTGCGCTGAGCGGACTGAAGGTCCAGGCCTACACCCTGCCGGGCAACTTCAGCGGCCCCAACTGGCAGCCCGACCGCTCCGCCATCCAGTCCCTCATCCGCGAGCATTTCAGAAATCCAAATGATCCGCGCAACCTCGCCGTCGCTGTGGTGAACGTCGGCGCACCTGGTGGCAGCGCCCGGCGCCTCAAGGAGCGGCTGGAGGGCCTGGGCTACGGCAACGTGGTCATCTCCAACGCCTCCCGCGCCGAAGTCCCCACCACCGTCAGCGGGCAGGCGGCGGCGGCAGTGCTGCGCGACGTGGGCCATGGCCAGGTCTCGCAGGAAGAGGGGTTGCCGGGCGCGGACGTGACGGTGCGGCTGGGGACGGACACACCGGGAGAGTAGGGCGCTGTGCAGGCCAGACGGCTTGCCCCTCTTGATCCCTTTGTGACAGCTTTCCCCGCGCCTGCCCCCGCATGGGCTATACTCCTCCTCAGAAATCCTCGAAGCGAGGTGGGAGCTTTGCCCCACCTTTTTTCGTGGAGGGGGTGGTTTCCGGCCTGCGTTATGCGCGTGGCCCACAATATGAATAACAACGCAACCGACAACTCAACCACGCTCCAGACCCTCGCCGACGCCGCGCTGCGCCCCCTGGGCTTCGAGGTGCTGGACGTGCAGGTGCAGAATCCGGGGCGGCGGCCCATCGTGGTGATTCGCATGGACCGCCTCGACGAGCAGCCCGTGACCATGGAAGACCTCACCAGCGCGAGCCGGGCCGTGGGTGCAGAATTTGACCGGGTGGACCCCATCTCCGGCGAGTACCGGCTGGAACTCGAATCACCCGGTGGCAAACGGCCCCTGACGCGCGCCCGGCATTTCGAGCGGATGCTGGGGCTCAAGGCCCGCGTGCGCGGCGAGGGCCACGCCTTCACAGCTCCCATCAAAGCGGTGGACGGCGAGCGGGTCACCTTCGACGTGGGCGGCGAGGACGTAATCCTGACGGTAGGCACGTTCCAGGGGCACCTGGCC is a genomic window containing:
- the recQ gene encoding DNA helicase RecQ, with amino-acid sequence MSTSLSTDGQALALLERVWGYPAFRGVQAEIVRTVTEGGNALVLMPTGGGKSLCYQVPSLLRPGAGIVVSPLIALMKDQVDTLRQLGVRAAFLNSTLSAEGVREVESALLAHTLDLLYVAPERLLLPRTLDLLERAPVALFAIDEAHCVSQWGHDFRPEYGQLGVLPERFPHIPRLALTATADDRTRADIVRVLGLAGAPQFISSFDRPNIQYRVGPKEGPKTQLLDFIRTEHPGDAGIVYCLSRRSVEETAKWLSAQGVEAVAYHAGLSPRERNAAQERFLNEEGLVVAATVAFGMGIDKPNVRFVAHLDLPKSLEGYYQETGRAGRDGLPSTAWMVYGLSDVVNVRRMLAQSTAPEDVKRTEAAKLDALLTYCEAATCRRQMLLAYFGETLREPCGNCDACLNPPRVRDATREAQMALSAVVRTGNRFGAAHLTDVLLGRETEKVRAMGHHQLPTFGVGSAHDEKTWRGVLRQLVSLAYLSADEHQGLRATGKARALLKGEETLTLREEALMPKPARSSRERSARAGRAPVDAADAPLFGALRQWRLSKAREQGVPPYVIFSDATLKTVAELRPDSLHTLGSVSGVGARKLESYGAEVLEVVRGSGQPSAGGRLPPEAERGAAGNAAVLGVLRASAGRSAVSSPPLAISRSQPASAAPPREVGFWPDSLFSTTRETPAPTDAPAPELTEALRELRKELCRETGQSAFVIFPNATLEAIAGRQPRTLNDLRGLPGMGEKRIEAYGERIIGAVLGTLDG
- a CDS encoding MDR family oxidoreductase translates to MTRAVPALPPTFRALRALKDEAGLRTEFQTLTPANLPPGDAVVRVTHSSVNYKDGLAVAGRPGVLKSLPMTPGIDLAGEVVTDETGTYTPGTPVVLTGWGIGERQDGGYAEYARVRSEWLVAIPGELSAEWAMGVGTAGFTAMLAVLALEDHGMTPGQGEVLVTGAAGGVGSTAVALLAAAGFTVTASTGRPQEEAYLRSLGATNIIGREELPLLKRSLEKERWAGVVDTVGGEALAGAYASTRTHGSLAVCGLAGGHQLQTTVFPLILRGVNLLGIDSVTCPAPRRRTAWDRLARDLPPVKLAPLIRIHPLEDVPALAEEILAGQVRGRVVIKVASGTGQAP
- a CDS encoding carbohydrate kinase family protein, encoding MPVSSPGILAPCVLVCGNVNLELGFTAPALPLPEVESVEHPGALTLGVSGVGFNVAHALARLGGGTRFLGFAGADAAGEVVRTRLAELGIGAHWLPAPATPLSLVLTGPCGGRQIHRDLKGLNGAPAPRDAFLAALPGCEAVVLSNVPWTKDLLSEAQTRGLPVVTDLQATPGPGEPYDEAYLHADVLFLSGARLPLPPLDALRAYRQRCDPEVLVIGLGEDGALLSERGRLPWHQPAVSTRPVVSTNGAGDALLAAFVCAYFGGMDAREALRLACIFASWACGEPGGAAGHLDWKGLTALAGSVPL
- the ada gene encoding bifunctional DNA-binding transcriptional regulator/O6-methylguanine-DNA methyltransferase Ada → MTPISSLPEARWEAVQRRDASSDGQFYYGVRSTRVYCRPSCPSRRPRRENVTFFDTPAEAEASGYRACLRCKPTEVSAGQWAVLHVQHLLDTVEPTPGLAALAGAVGLSPFHLQRVFKAATGVSPKGYALARRSERLKAELRTGASVTQALYGAGHPSARTVYDRATDGLGMSPGRYRAGGAGQTIRYAVVESVLGPMLVAATERGLVAVRFGEAEPLTAELRNEYPRATLEEDEAALRGHIEALHKHLTGRRDLALPGDTAGTAFQRRVWDALRGIPYGETRSYAEVAEMIGEPKAVRAVAQACAANPVALVVPCHRVVRTGGAPGGYRWGLERKRELLERERALAQSGT
- a CDS encoding acyl-CoA dehydrogenase family protein; the protein is MTRLPASPFPADELPPELQEVTTRAAAAIRTHAAECEARGDVTPEAAAALRASGYTRLSLPREWGGPGATLAQYAEAQRQLGEADAGLALVLAMHTHVVGSAFGGGTLPESLRAVLARASTEGQLINALASEPELGSPSRGGLPRTTARREPDGWRVTGRKTWATGARALDLALVSAATPEGEVLRLLVPTNAPGVKVEPTWTGALALRGSGSHDVTFTDVPVAQDHVAPPSSGHPSGSAWFWTAIAATYLGVGFAALEALKRYAGERVPTALGAPIATLPRVQENAGRMAAGLEAARALLHSAAQGWDRTHGASALPGIAAAKAFATNAAVEATDLALRTAGGAALTPALPLERLFRDARAGLTHPPTDEVAYGSLGAAGLGVEARR
- a CDS encoding phospholipase D-like domain-containing protein; the encoded protein is MRLLPRHDPPSQVRRLALSALAGLALGLLLARGALGVVLALVPPGQELARAVIGVLAAVLSVTLGFGLAGALSARALPLARLGLTRGQARFRAGVASAATAGLLIVPLGLLMAVAGMAQGGAVDDGLGQLQLTLLVTVTCALYGLVSGGLLGLLTLRVALAWRPALGGLLGFGATGLLGGVLIGQVGVPNLLSGGGWALLGLLGAFLVTLQVVGDVMIAGGINDAADHARRDTADDRQVKLTLAVLGLALLGGWSVTQRAVAFVQSRPAASEPLAVPAVRGPDCLPPTDPLETAVWRVTTREGRPDLSCGNAFLGFLHVPDPLPAFSDQPPTPHGGFDGLAAQIVGARREVLYAVMEWADDPRRGPGAVIAAGIHGLYRRVQANPAAYPSGVTVRIALGNFPLATRLEWGSQVYAAARDLLAAGVPFGEERLGWRVELANYSGSFPHSHAKLLVTDGEFLTVTGFNVGPLHLPSATTRGHGGDLRDLGLRVRGPVAHDGLTVFDDLWSRSTRLECAPGATAQTVRTDCHSGGAGAVEHPQGTAGGAVVRVGDARVFSLYRREGFQAADDALVALLNSAGRSVDLMHVSFSMNVRCNLALLSPRLCTADDALPWMRALIRAAGRGVRIRAVLYEHGVLGLENRIGLSVLRRELAARGLEDRFEARWYPGALHAKTMLVDGQMLTVGSQNLHYSSWTPRGLNEYTLATTAPAAATGYAREFRYFWARSPQATLPEWLGGELAMGTP